ACAGCAGGCCTACCACCAGAgttaaacagagagagagtgtgtcattGTTTGTGCATTTATTACCACAGCATCTTTACACTGCATGCTCGCATGGCTTCATATTGTTGCAGtcttacgtgtgtgtgtgtgtgtgtgtgtgtgtgtgtgtgtgtgtgtgtgtgtgtgcgtgtgtagtgTGATGTCCGCAGGTCCACAGCACTCCAGCGTTGAGCTGCAGAGGAGACGAGAACATGCATCATATCAGGTATCAGACATTCATCGCATCATCAGCTTCTCACAACTTTATAGAGTTACATAAGCATTGGGCAAAACGTTCTTAAAAGAATGTTTCTGGAACGTTCTTATAACCTTGTTAATAGTTGATATATattctcataatgttgagagaAAATGTTCTGAGGTCATCAGTTGTGTGTCAATCAGTCTCTGCAAAAAAGAGGAAGGTTTAGCTATAATGGGTTTTTAACAGCAGCATTCTCAGAACGTCCTTATGATGTTGTTTGTACTCGATGAacataagaaatgtttttcaacattttaacattttggaaacataaaaaaaaaaattcttacctgGGTTGAGACTGGTGTTATTATATTTAAGACTGATGtcagttatttttatgttttagtgtcAACAACAATTTATTTCTGCTTTCTGCTTCATGAAACTCACACAGGCAAAACAATGAATTCATCTCTTTTATCGCCAACATTCATTTGTCTGTGGCTCTTTGCTTAATTACCATTTAAAGAGGCTGATATtatcaaacaaatatttaaaatatcatatgGTCGGTCAGTTTTGACCACAAACAGCCAATATATGACTGTTAATGACCGTTTCAGACTCACTGAATGAAGCACAGTTGGTTTGTAAGATtgcatatctaaaataaaaatcccGATGATTTGATCCACTCAGAGAGATGACCTGAGAGCTCACAAAGATTAAAGTGGATAGGAACATTAAAACACTAGAAGATGTTTTGCTGTTACTCTTCAGAGGGCCACACGAGAGCGCCATCAGTACGTATAGAGCCCCTGTCCTTCCTGACCTGTAGTGAACACTCATGATCTGAAAGTATTTGGAAGTATTCCATGGTAGGGAAAGAAATACTGTgggagtcaatggctaccgtcaactgtttgcttaaacacattcttcaaaaaaaagatttttatgtttGACACGAACAGGTTTTGAACAGCATGAGGACGAGCAAATGATGTCAGATTGTTTCTTCTGGGTGATCCTGATAAACATGGCTGATCTCAGTGTGATCCGTGTGTTCTGTGCAGATCTTCCCGGAGCCTTCggagcagccggagccggagcTGGAGCCGGAGCCGGAGCCGGAGCCGGAGCCGGAGCCGGAGCCGGAGCCGGAGCCGGAGCCGGTGAAAGAGCGTCTGCCGTCCATCGTGGTGGAGCCGTCGGAGGAGAGCGGAGGTCTGCAGTGGCCTCCTCTTCACACACAGACCTCCAtcaatgaggaagaggaggaagaccCTTTCCAGGACCACTGTGAGCCCATCAGCGCCGCTCAGGAGGAGCAGACCAAAGCGGACGGGTCAGGATTCAATCATTCACATCCACATGACCACATCACTCACCAGAACAGCTCCAAACATTTTGCTTATGTTCCCATTAAGttgtgaaaacattatttctaaacattccaaaaaaaaaaaaaaaagtttttcctgGTTATGTgaacattttaccaattttaCGGCATTGTTAGATTTGAATGTTCCCTGAGACAAGTAAtaacataacaaaatatcaataatGTTTTAGTGATAACATTTTAAGAACGTTATTAAAGACCCGATATCTTTCAATGAATGTCCCTGAAATAATGTTTGTTCGCGTTCTGACTAGTTGCATTGATCTGAATCATTAATCTGAGAGTTACAGGTGTTGAAACTGTCTAAGAATAACAATCCCAAGCCGTGCATGATGTGCCTGAACGAATCTGTTTCAGAGCTCCTCGGTTCAAGCGTGCATCGATCCCTGGCGTTCAGATCGACTGCAGCAGACTGACTCCGCCCCCCTCACCGACGTCATCACACTCGGCCCCGCCCCGTTTTCTAAGCTGAGCGACAGACAGCACAGCTCACTGTACTTACTGAAGCATTA
Above is a window of Carassius auratus strain Wakin chromosome 35, ASM336829v1, whole genome shotgun sequence DNA encoding:
- the LOC113054800 gene encoding protein TsetseEP-like, whose amino-acid sequence is MSAGPQHSSVELQRRREHASYQIFPEPSEQPEPELEPEPEPEPEPEPEPEPEPEPVKERLPSIVVEPSEESGGLQWPPLHTQTSINEEEEEDPFQDHCEPISAAQEEQTKADGAPRFKRASIPGVQIDCSRLTPPPSPTSSHSAPPRFLS